From a single Jatrophihabitans sp. genomic region:
- a CDS encoding acyl-CoA dehydrogenase produces MGHYKSNLRDIEFNLFEVLGTGDRLGVGPFDELDADTARGILHEVRTLAEGPLAESYIDSDRNPPVFDPATNSVKMPESFKKSYAIWQDAEWWRLETLPSLGGTLAPRSLVWSIAELVLGANPAIWMFNCGPAFANIIDQVGTPEQRKIGQLIIDKRWGATMVLTEPDAGSDVGAGRSKAIRQDDGSWHIEGVKRFITSAEHDMADNIIHYVLARPEGAGPGTKGLSLFIVPKYDFDWDTGELGARNGAVVTNVEHKMGLKVSTTCEVTFGERTPAKGWLLGEVHDGIAQMFKVIEHARMMVGTKAYSELSAGYLAALDYAKTRVQSADLTRATDKTAPRVTIIHHPDVRRQLMLQKAYAEGLRALALYTASVQERIQVAEYQAGASRDQVPAGGLADGTGGRPERSGRQEDSTDERLNDLLLPIVKGVGSERSYEQLGQALQVFGGSGYLQDYPLEQYIRDNKIDSLYEGTTAIQGQDFFFRKIVRDKGVGLSALSAEIQALLESIAEEGRLKVEREAVGRALTEVGTMVAAMIAQLTSAQDDIRNLYKVGQNTTRLLMSCGDLAIGWLLLRQATVALAKLDGSDTSGALSASDKSFYEGKLAVARFFATTVLPELVARRKVVEATDNAIMDLAEDAF; encoded by the coding sequence TCAACCTCTTCGAGGTGCTCGGAACCGGCGACCGGCTGGGCGTCGGGCCGTTCGACGAGCTTGACGCAGACACCGCCCGCGGCATCCTCCACGAGGTCCGGACCCTGGCCGAGGGGCCGCTGGCCGAGTCCTACATCGACTCCGACCGCAATCCGCCGGTGTTCGACCCGGCGACCAACTCGGTGAAGATGCCCGAGTCGTTCAAGAAGTCCTACGCCATCTGGCAGGACGCCGAATGGTGGCGGCTGGAGACCCTGCCCTCGCTGGGCGGCACCCTGGCTCCCCGGTCACTGGTCTGGTCGATCGCCGAACTGGTGCTGGGCGCCAACCCGGCCATCTGGATGTTCAACTGCGGCCCGGCCTTCGCCAACATCATCGACCAGGTCGGCACCCCCGAGCAGCGCAAGATCGGCCAGCTGATCATCGACAAGCGCTGGGGCGCGACCATGGTGCTGACTGAGCCGGACGCCGGCTCCGACGTCGGCGCGGGCCGCTCCAAGGCCATCCGGCAGGACGACGGCAGCTGGCACATCGAGGGCGTCAAGCGCTTCATCACCTCGGCCGAGCACGACATGGCCGACAACATCATTCACTACGTGCTGGCCCGCCCGGAGGGCGCCGGACCCGGCACCAAGGGCCTGTCGCTGTTCATCGTGCCGAAGTACGACTTCGACTGGGACACCGGCGAGCTGGGCGCCCGAAACGGGGCGGTGGTCACCAACGTCGAGCACAAGATGGGGCTGAAGGTCTCCACCACCTGCGAGGTCACCTTCGGTGAGCGGACGCCGGCCAAGGGCTGGCTGCTCGGCGAGGTGCACGACGGCATCGCCCAGATGTTCAAGGTGATCGAGCACGCCCGGATGATGGTGGGCACCAAGGCCTACTCCGAGCTGTCGGCCGGCTACCTGGCCGCCCTGGACTACGCCAAGACCCGGGTCCAGTCCGCGGACCTGACCCGGGCCACCGACAAGACCGCCCCGCGGGTCACGATCATCCACCACCCGGACGTGCGCCGGCAGCTGATGCTGCAGAAGGCCTACGCCGAGGGGCTGCGGGCGCTCGCGCTCTACACGGCCAGCGTCCAGGAGCGGATCCAGGTCGCCGAGTACCAGGCCGGCGCCTCACGCGATCAGGTGCCCGCCGGCGGGTTGGCCGACGGGACCGGCGGCCGGCCGGAGCGCTCGGGCCGCCAGGAGGACAGCACCGACGAGCGGCTCAACGACCTGTTGCTGCCGATCGTCAAGGGTGTCGGCTCGGAGCGTTCGTACGAGCAGCTGGGCCAGGCGCTGCAGGTGTTCGGCGGTTCGGGTTACCTGCAGGACTACCCGCTCGAGCAGTACATCCGGGACAACAAGATCGACTCGCTGTACGAGGGCACCACCGCGATCCAGGGTCAGGACTTCTTCTTCCGCAAGATCGTGCGTGACAAGGGCGTCGGCCTGAGCGCGCTGTCGGCCGAGATCCAGGCGCTGCTGGAGTCGATCGCCGAGGAGGGCCGGCTCAAGGTCGAGCGCGAGGCCGTCGGCCGGGCGCTGACCGAGGTGGGCACGATGGTCGCGGCGATGATCGCTCAACTGACCTCGGCCCAGGACGACATCCGCAACCTCTACAAGGTCGGGCAGAACACCACCCGGCTGCTGATGTCCTGCGGTGACCTGGCGATCGGCTGGCTGCTGCTGCGGCAGGCCACCGTCGCCCTGGCCAAGCTGGACGGCAGCGACACCTCGGGCGCCTTGAGCGCCTCGGACAAGTCCTTCTACGAGGGCAAGCTGGCAGTC